One segment of Pelecanus crispus isolate bPelCri1 chromosome 2, bPelCri1.pri, whole genome shotgun sequence DNA contains the following:
- the ZHX2 gene encoding zinc fingers and homeoboxes protein 2 — protein MASKRKSTTPCMVRTSEVVEQEGTEGVEAPKEKGAGALQQDFKKNWPSESSVKDCEVVEAKPPAESQSKKPQGGYECKYCPYSTQNLNEFTEHVDTQHPNVILNPLYVCAECNFTTKKYDSLSDHNTKYHPGETNFKLKLIKRNNQTVLEQSIETTANDATVTSSGLENAECDDSLHGGISASKTPMMKLGKPKGETKKAPKKPEEGVTENHVDGALPRIITEATEAIACINGDLLHDVLAHVMPSVQLPPNINLVPKVPVPLNSTKYNSALDTNATMINSFNKFPYPTQAELSWLTAASKHPEEQIRIWFATQRLKHGISWSPEEVEEARKKMFNGTIQAVPQTITVLPAPLTTAKMPQPIIQTALPCQILGQTGLVLTPVSNGSTVSCSPITLAVAPNQGQKRTIQTLSSAPEAKRPHVVQVPEIPAKLTAVPLTPASERKKTKEQIAELKASFMASQFPDDAEVYRLIEATGLSRSEIKKWFSDHRYRSQRGIVHIPGDTLGKDQIAPSAGRHGRSFHPYTDFTPQKFKEKTQEQLKALEESFLRCSFPTQGELDRLRVETKLSRREIDSWFSERRKIRDSMEQAVLDSMGSYRKIKEQGTPNGAINQAELLSSSQLPGALSGSSTTFKKTQEQTHLLKSTFARTQWPSPQEYDQLASQTGLTRTEIVRWFKENRSSLRTGSLKWIDQYQQQYIVDGHNEQSQKKGSKHTESPKNGNEVSRQHYQEHKKLNEENGGKLVVRAKRDCEPLKDSLLGNQAEGTDRLECNSHDGHGSEENEEPADVNWVEVTVGEDDAVSDCTDSWSQTAPEGQAELADFDSESISGDNSHV, from the coding sequence ATGGCTAGCAAAAGAAAGTCAACAACTCCCTGTATGGTGCGAACTTCTGAAGTTGTGGAGCAGGAAGGCACCGAGGGCGTAGAGGCTCCTAAAGAGAAGGGAGCTGGTGCACTGCAgcaggactttaaaaaaaattggcctTCAGAAAGCTCAGTCAAAGACTGTGAAGTGGTTGAGGCAAAGCCCCCAGCTGAATCACAGTCGAAGAAACCCCAGGGTGGTTATGAGTGTAAATACTGCCCTTACTCAACGCAAAACTTAAATGAATTTACAGAGCATGTTGACACTCAGCATCCAAATGTCATTCTCAACCCCCTGTATGTCTGTGCTGAATGCAACTTCACAACCAAAAAATACGATTCTTTATCTGACCACAACACAAAGTACCACCCGGGAGAGACTAActttaaattgaaattaattaaaCGCAATAATCAGACTGTTTTAGAGCAGTCCATTGAGACCACCGCTAACGATGCCACTGTCACAAGCAGTGGGCTAGAAAATGCAGAATGTGATGATTCACTTCATGGGGGAATTAGCGCAAGTAAAACGCCAATGATGAAACTGGGAAAGCCTAAAGGGGAAACCAAGAAGGCTCCCAAAAAGCCGGAAGAGGGAGTTACGGAAAACCATGTGGATGGCGCTCTCCCCCGCATCATAACTGAAGCCACTGAAGCTATTGCTTGTATAAATGGAGACCTCCTCCATGATGTGTTAGCCCATGTTATGCCCTCTGTACAGCTGCCACCAAATATTAACCTTGTCCCCAAGGTCCCAGTACCTCTGAACAGTACCAAATACAACTCTGCGCTGGACACTAATGCAACCATGATCAACTCCTTTAATAAATTTCCTTACCCGACGCAAGCAGAGTTGTCGTGGTTGACAGCAGCATCAAAACATCCAGAAGAACAAATCCGAATCTGGTTTGCTACGCAACGTTTGAAGCATGGTATAAGTTGGTCTCCTGAGGAAGTGGAGGAGGCAAGAAAGAAGATGTTCAACGGTACTATCCAGGCAGTTCCCCAAACCATCACTGTCCTGCCAGCTCCTTTGACAACTGCAAAAATGCCTCAGCCCATCATCCAGACAGCTTTGCCTTGTCAGATACTGGGCCAGACTGGTCTGGTTCTGACTCCTGTGTCAAATGGTTCAACCGTTTCCTGTTCGCCAATTACACTTGCTGTTGCCCCAAACCAGGGGCAAAAGAGGACAATACAGACCTTGTCAAGTGCCCCAGAGGCCAAGCGTCCTCACGTAGTTCAGGTGCCTGAGATTCCTGCCAAGTTGACTGCTGTACCACTGACGCCAGCCAGTGAGCGAAAAAAGACGAAGGAGCAGATAGCAGAGCTGAAGGCCAGTTTCATGGCAAGCCAGTTTCCCGATGATGCAGAAGTCTACCGGCTGATAGAGGCAACGGGTCTCTCCAGGAGCGAGATCAAGAAGTGGTTCAGTGACCACAGGTACAGAAGTCAAAGGGGCATTGTACACATCCCTGGCGATACTCTAGGGAAAGATCAAATAGCACCTTCAGCTGGTCGACATGGACGTTCGTTTCACCCATACACAGATTTTACTCCCCAgaaattcaaagagaaaaccCAAGAGCAGCTTAAGGCCCTTGAGGAGAGTTTCCTAAGATGCTCTTTTCCTACCCAAGGAGAATTGGACAGGCTTCGAGTAGAGACTAAGCTGAGTAGGAGGGAGATAGATTCATGGTTCTCTGAGCGGAGAAAGATAAGGGACAGCATGGAGCAAGCTGTCTTGGACTCAATGGGAtcatacagaaaaattaaagaacaagGAACTCCCAATGGTGCAATAAACCAGGCAGAACTGCTGAGTagctcccagctccctggtGCTTTATCTGGGTCCTCCACCACATTTAAGAAAACCCAAGAGCAGACTCATCTACTGAAAAGCACATTTGCAAGGACACAGTGGCCATCGCCCCAGGAGTATGACCAGTTAGCATCTCAGACTGGGCTCACAAGAACTGAAATAGTTCGCTGGTTCAAGGAAAACCGGTCTTCACTAAGAACAGGGTCACTTAAATGGATTGACCAGTACCAGCAGCAGTACATTGTTGACGGTCATAATGAGCAAAGCCAGAAAAAGGGATCAAAACACACTGAGAGTCCAAAGAATGGTAATGAGGTGTCTCGGCAGCATTACCAGGAGCATAAAAAACTGAATGAAGAGAATGGGGGGAAACTAGTGGTGAGAGCAAAAAGGGACTGTGAACCACTGAAAGACTCTTTGTTGGGGAATCAAGCGGAGGGTACGGACAGGTTGGAGTGCAACAGCCACGACGGCCACGGCAGTGAGGAGAACGAGGAGCCAGCGGACGTCAACTGGGTAGAGGTGACGGTGGGTGAGGATGATGCTGTATCAGACTGTACAGACAGCTGGAGCCAAACAGCACCCGAaggccaggcagagctggctgacTTTGACTCTGAAAGTATATCTGGAGACAATTCCCACGTATAG